In Seriola aureovittata isolate HTS-2021-v1 ecotype China chromosome 17, ASM2101889v1, whole genome shotgun sequence, a genomic segment contains:
- the carhsp1 gene encoding calcium-regulated heat-stable protein 1, with protein MSSQATPIQGSRPVTPPLNSAGSMLSPVSHESLQPPVCRHRDRSPSPLRGYLIPSPLPTRRNRTCSATARASEGPVYTGVCKYFSRSKGHGFITPSDGGNDIFVHISDIEGEYVPVEGDEMSYKVCSIPPKHEKVQAVEVTITHLNPGTKHETWSGHVVSS; from the exons ATGTCCTCTCAGGCCACGCCCATCCAGGGGTCAAGACCTGTGACCCCTCCGCTGAATTCTGCAGGATCCATGCTCTCTCCGGTGTCACATG AGTCcctgcagcctccagtctgcagacacagagaccgCTCGCCTTCCCCCCTGAGAGGCTACCTCATCCCCAGCCCTCTGCCCACCCGCAGAAACAGGACCTGCTCAGC GACGGCTCGAGCATCGGAGGGTCCCGTGTATACTggtgtgtgtaaatatttttcCCGCTCCAAAGGCCATGGCTTCATCACGCCATCGGACGGGGGCAACGACATCTTTGTCCACATCTCAGA catTGAGGGCGAGTATGTGCCGGTGGAAGGCGACGAGATGAGCTACAAGGTTTGCTCCATCCCCCCCAAACACGAGAAGGTCCAGGCGGTGGAAGTGACCATAACTCATCTCAACCCGGGAACCAAACACGAGACCTGGTCAGGACACGTTGTCAGCAGCTGA